In Kordia antarctica, the following proteins share a genomic window:
- the ribB gene encoding 3,4-dihydroxy-2-butanone-4-phosphate synthase has protein sequence MSTTTKVKVNTQLDSIHEAIEDIRQGKVIIVVDDENRENEGDFLAAAEKVTPEMINFMATHGRGLICVPLTENRCKELQLDMMVSNNTDPMETAFTVSVDLKGNGVTTGISAADRSKTVKAIIDPNTRPFDLARPGHIFPLKAKEGGVLRRTGHTEAAIDFARLAGLQPAGVIVEIMNEDGSMARLPQLMEVAKNFDLKIVSIEDLVAYRMEHDSLIEKKEDFDIQTRFGDFRMRAYLQTTNNQVHIALTKGSWATDEPVLTRINSTLVNDDILGTLTKNVNKKLDDMFRLINEEEKGAIIFINQDSSSLNLLRRIKELKALQNDGEYKAPRIKMDAKDFGIGAQILHDINISKIKLVTNTHQEKRVGMIGYGLEIVDYISY, from the coding sequence ATGTCCACAACTACGAAAGTGAAAGTCAATACACAATTAGATAGTATTCATGAAGCCATTGAAGATATCCGTCAAGGAAAAGTTATCATTGTGGTCGATGATGAAAATCGTGAGAATGAAGGTGATTTTTTAGCTGCGGCTGAAAAGGTAACGCCAGAAATGATCAACTTTATGGCAACGCACGGACGCGGATTAATTTGTGTGCCTTTGACAGAAAATCGTTGTAAAGAATTGCAACTTGATATGATGGTAAGCAATAACACAGATCCTATGGAAACGGCATTTACAGTTTCTGTAGATTTGAAAGGAAATGGCGTTACGACAGGAATTTCTGCGGCAGATCGTTCTAAAACAGTCAAAGCAATTATTGATCCAAACACAAGACCATTTGATCTAGCACGTCCAGGACATATATTTCCTCTGAAAGCTAAAGAAGGTGGCGTATTGCGCAGAACTGGTCATACAGAAGCAGCTATCGATTTTGCACGTTTGGCTGGCTTACAACCTGCTGGCGTGATTGTGGAAATCATGAATGAAGACGGAAGTATGGCACGTTTGCCACAATTAATGGAAGTTGCTAAAAACTTTGATTTGAAAATAGTTTCTATTGAAGATTTGGTTGCCTACCGAATGGAACACGATTCTTTAATTGAGAAGAAAGAAGACTTCGATATACAAACACGTTTTGGCGATTTCCGCATGCGTGCATATTTACAAACTACTAACAATCAAGTGCATATTGCATTAACAAAAGGAAGTTGGGCTACTGACGAACCTGTGTTAACACGTATCAATTCTACGTTAGTGAATGATGACATTTTAGGAACGTTGACCAAAAATGTGAATAAGAAGCTCGATGATATGTTTCGTTTGATTAATGAAGAAGAAAAAGGCGCGATTATTTTTATCAATCAAGATAGTAGTTCGTTAAATTTACTTCGTAGAATTAAAGAATTGAAAGCTTTACAAAACGATGGCGAATACAAAGCTCCAAGAATAAAAATGGATGCTAAAGATTTCGGAATTGGTGCGCAAATTCTGCACGACATCAATATTAGTAAAATAAAATTAGTTACAAATACACATCAAGAAAAACGTGTTGGAATGATTGGTTACGGCTTGGAAATTGTGGATTACATATCTTATTAA